Genomic DNA from Chaetodon trifascialis isolate fChaTrf1 chromosome 19, fChaTrf1.hap1, whole genome shotgun sequence:
TTCAAATATCAACGTAAAGAAACAAAACCACTTCAGCCAAATCTGTCCAGTATTTACATGTCTGATGTgaaatgtttactttttttGCAGTTCATTTCAGACGTACACAGCCACCCATAATGTGCaggtggagagaaaacaaatgaaaatcaaaatataTGACCAGACAAGCAGAGGTGGGGTGGTGCCTGAAGAAtttattccctttttttttttaaaagcaaccTGTCCACCAAAGGATAGACGCCCTGTGCTATTAACGCTGACATGTAAAACTACTTACTGCACATTGTCACTTAACTTCTGCTGCTTGACTGCAGGGAGTAACGATTATTATGAAATTAACATTAGCCACAGAAAGAcggagcagcagcaacagatgcATGAGTGGGAGCGGGAAAGGAGCTATTTTTAGCAGAGCTACTAGCTAATAGCACCGACGTAGCATCgcaactttgttttttttctgaatacAGATTGTTGGTTGAGTTGTTCGCTTCatatttccttcatttccttttttccatcattaatttaattattgaCTTTATTATCCAAAAGGGCAAGAAGGAAGAACACAGGCAACATTTATTTTCCTAGGATGGCATAAGCAATGTATGACCCGCCcaactctgcctctgattggcttaccctgATATTCTCACCCAACCAACAACGGCAACAACAAATAGTATTCAATCAGGTGGATCATGCCTTTGCCATCCTAGGAAAAAATAATTGCAGCGCGCCACTAAATCATGCGCATCAGAGGGGATTTGTAAGTGGGTATACGCTGTATACCTGTGTATACCCTGCACTACACCACTGCAGATGAGATATTTTTCATAGTTACTGTCACAGAGTCAAACCTGtagtaaataaaatatttgtcaaattcagctgttttacattaaaaaaaaaaaacattttagtgCTCCAGCTTTGGGTTGGGTTGAGAAAATGTGACCTTTGTGTCCACAAAATGTTTAAGACCATCAAAATTGTCCAGAGTTTGAGTccaacagcagaacaaacagcaaTGCTGAGTCACAGAACACAGACCTGATTCTGCTGTGGCCTTTTCATccttgtgctgtgctgtgatcttttaaaaatgtgttttctcattGCTTGAGTTTTCTGGTTGCTTGTTAGCTGAATGTCTCCTGGTTTAAGCGTCACTGTCAGGTTTGCCTGTGAAATGTTGCTGCAGCGCCTATGAATCAAATCTATTTTCTCGTCTCTatgttctttttcttgttgCAGGTTGAAGCTTTTCCTCAGAGGCAGTGTGGGTGTTGAGCTCAGcggtttctgtctgttttatctCCAAGAAGCATTGGCATGTTGGATTGACGGCTAACCTTAGGTTAGAGGACAAGCGCTCACCAAAAGCACACAATACCGTGGACTGTCCAGTCTCCATTACGCTTTAAGTTACATCCTGGAAATGAATGGATGTCCTTTTCATACAGCTGAAGGAGGATggtggaggggtgtgtgtgcagtgtgcatcCAACCATGGTGAGAGGATAATGGGAAAGCAAAGAGCATCATTACCTCTCTCCATGCTGGTCTGCACCTCTGGGCTCCCCCTGAACCGCCGGGAAAAGATGGAACGGACGCCATCATTTTGATGCTTTGGATCTGGATTCGTTTGAATCCTTGACAACAGTTTCAAAAGATTAACAATGCTTTTGTTGCTTCAGGTGCAGTCTCTATGACAGCAACTTTCACTGAAATCAGCTGCAAGCAGCATCTAAAGCACGGAGAGCATGCACTGAAGCTCCGGAAGGTTTTCCAGAAATTCATTACAGCCGGCCCAAAGTGGACAGGACAGGGGTGACATTAACCACCAGGTGGCATTGAAACAGGGTGAACTACTGATGGATTTCTCTGACAATGTTGTGTTCTCATTGAAGATACTTGCGCTGCTTAACAGAACTGTAAGAAAAGACTTCAGGACATTAGAAAGGAAGAAacatcacttctgttttatgaattgttgggtctctgtaaaTTTAAGAGTGTGTTCCTCACAGcgtctgttgtgatttggcacatataaatgaaatcaaattgaactgaaatgaattgaatttgcattttgattggattttttttccttgggTGACTCATGAAGAAGCCCTCAGGCCGACGCACAATATGCGCTATGTGTTTTCCTTCGtatgatttctttcattttaatttttggGTTTGAAGAGAGCAATGACAAAACCAGAGAGTGCACCTTTGTATGCTTTTTTTCTATaactttttatttgtctacCTTCCATGAAAGCTCTAAAGGAGGTGTTGTTTGAATTTTCcaggtttttattttccatttaaagtATTTTCAGGGACTGCAAACAGGACGGAGACTGAAGTGACTTCGGCCACCAGCAGACCTCAAAACAAGTGTAAATATGTCAACTACTGTTGGGTTTCTGTGCTCATTTTTAGTTATAATTTAAGATGCACAATGGGATTAGCATTATAACAAATGTTCCAGAACATGTTTTACAATTTACTTATTATATGAAGTgcactctgctctgtttttttttttttgtgtgtcctTTATGGTTTTTTACTTGATTTATAAAactcgaaaaaaaaaaaaaaaaatcctaaaattcaaaaaataataagataaaattaaataaataaataaataaatactagTTTAAAGGACCAGCTAGCTTGTTTTAAATCAATAATTGACAATCAGGTTGGGGCATATCTgagtatgctaagctaactaacACTGTACAGTAAGGCAGCCTGACACTATGAGCATAATGTTTTGTAATCTGaggtatattttattttttttttttattatagaATCTCATCAGTTTAGGTCATTGCTGATCAGCATTTTGATCCATTGTCAGTCAGATGTATCAACCACCTCTTTCACTCTTCTGTCTTCAGTCTAAACAGGTCATAAATATTAGCAAGCTAACGTACATAGCGTTTACACCTGGCTGTCACTTGGTGTAAGTATTTCTGAATGGCAGGTGCAACCAGCTCCAACTTTTTCTGGAGCATTTGACTGCAATATCATGACCTCTCGTCAGTAAATGgaattgacagcactacttaaTGGCATCAGCTAATATCTACAATACTTTGTTCCAGATATATGCTCCTACGTTTGACCTTCAAATTGTTTCCATAGCACTTTAACAAAATCAGAAAGTGTATCTTCATGTTAAAATATATCATGAGCCTTTCTGTACTTTTTACAcgtgtattttttttcctaaaataaaTGTCTATGACACAGATAATGTTTAAATTTGactgtgttctgtttttggtttgtgacGTTAAATCCTGTCCACAGACTTTGGGCCGGCCCTGCTTGAGCACTACTTAATCTCAGAAGGCAGACGACATCTACAGTTGGAAAATGATGGCTTTCAATATCAGGCAGAGCTCAGATGTTTTTTCATGATCAGCAGgttcagctcttttttttttgccttcagaCCTTTGGTATGGAAAATCTGTGGTAGTTTTGCAGGCAGTTTTTAAAGGATTTACAGCGTTTGGtgcctgtgcagttttttaagcacctcttttcctcacagagctcctgctctctgcttttGGTCTTGTGTCTGAGACATTCGGTAGTACATTTGGTGATTGTTCCCCCTCAAACACACCTCCCCCTGCCCACCTCCCCCTTTCTATGAGCCAGACAACGTCAGCTGAAAACTCCACATTTCATTTCTCGGCTGTGAGGATTAAACATACTCCTGGAGGCTGTAGCTGTCCTTAATGTCTTTTTGAGGGAGTTTGGAAGGAGATGAAAAGAGTTTCTGCTCCTGATTCTGTTCAGGTTTCTCCTGAGGAGGTTTCTCCTGCTTCactttgtccatctgcagcTGAACCGTCTTTTGCCTGTTTTTCGGCTGCACAAGCTccgtctgcagctgctgcctccGCCGCTCATCTAGGTACATTAGAAGTCTGTCAGGGTCAGCAGAGGAGGTATTGTCCGGTCGTCCTGTTCTCTTTCCgggacaggaaaaacaaaaaattaccCCTCCAGCCAGGAGGAAGCCAGCGGAGATAAACGTCACGCACAGAGCTCCTCCAGGCTGATATTTACTGCTGTCTGGCAGGTCCGTGGTCAGGAAAGCGGTGATGACTTCATTGGTGAACCAGGATGCAGGGACCAGACACAGAAAGCTGGCCAGGATGAAGCAGCCCCCCGCAGCGATGGCCGTGTGTCCCTTTGCTCGGCGGCTGCCCCCCCAGCGGGTACATTTGAGCCCTAGGGAGGCAAGGCAGAGTCCAAACAATGCCAATATGCAGGACAGAACCATGGCGGCCCGTGTGGTCTGCAGATACGCCGGCAGCGACAGCATTGAGTTCTTCATGGTACAGCTGAAGACGCCAGAGCTGTACCAGACGCAGTCCATCCACAGCCCCTGCATCTGTGAGATGGGGGTCATGATGCTGGACCAGGCATTGATGCTCACCTTCCAGTTGGGTAGCAGAGTGGCCACGGTGGTGCCGAGGACGCCCAGGAGCGCCAGGGCGAACGCCAGGATCTGAATGGCGGCGGACAGCATGGCTCAGCTCCCCCGTCCAGCTCCGGTCCCTGTTGGCGAGGCGGCGTCCCGGGCAGGTCCTGACAGCAGATAATTCCTCAGCGCAGGCTCCAGCGGGCTGCAACCAGAGGAGAAATGAGAAGTGAAGTGAGCGTGGGAGCGTGACAGAcgcacagctgaggctgctgatgggaaagcctttttctctctcaggttTTTGATTTCTGTTTTAGGGGGAGAGCATGTGCGAGCTCGCTGATTGCCTGCATTAGTTACTCTGCAGCTGATGTGGTGATCATTGACACTCAATTATGtccatttaaagctgcagtgtccCTTGGGTTTACTCCTTCAGGGCTGCTTTTCCACTGCGGGAATCAtcaccacagaagaaaaactAAAAGCTCTGTTAGAGTGAAGTTATTTCTTCTGATTTATTCAATCCAAATCTCAGGCCAACATCTGCAACAAGAGGGGAAACGAATGGTCTTTTCAAGTGAAGTTGTACGAAAGCTGGGATCTTACCTGTGTTGTGTGTTCGGCAGCGTCTCCTGAAGTGATTCTTGAGGACgaagcagagagaagcagtgtgaatgaaaacacagggTGTGTGGGTTAACAGCCTCTAACTAcccctctgcctgctgtctcCTTGGCAACTGTACATACAGTTTCATCCCATTCTGCGTCCTGGAAAAGATGCACAAGgcgtccttttttttttcatttcctcagaGCTCACTCGAAGAAACCGTTGTACGAACAGAAGTGACCGAAGTGTGGTCCAGGAAACAGGTTTTTGCTTCTAACCTGAAGGTCACCAGCTCTGCTGAAGGAGCCGCAGAGCAGCGTTCTTATCTGATGAGTTGATGGCGGGGTAGGACAGAGACAAGCAGCGCCGCAGAAACCGTTCCCTTTGACGCCTTTGACCACATAAAAACAACCATTTACctgaaaatgattgtttttgattgttttctttggACGACACTgcttagattttgtttttgtcccgaTTTGTGAGATAACAGCGCAGAAAGACTTTTATAAGCATTTGGAAAATGCGGTATTCCCTCTTAAAAAGGAAGCACGAAGGTGAAGCTTATTACTGATAATATCTCAGAGTCCTTCGCTTACGACAACAGTCACACTTCAGACGACTGACAGGATCATTTGTGCTTTTAAAACAATCCACATGCACCACCAGCTCGTCATTTTCGCCCTGTTTGGCGATAAAACCGCTGAGCTGTTCTTTgtccagctgcagtgtgaatcAAGGTGTCGCCGTCATGTGACTGCGTGAAGAATCACCCACTGCAACGCTGTGATAAGCGTCCGCATCCCGCCCACCCATTCGGCTGAGATGGGACCTAGCAGTCAGTGGCAGCCTGTTATTACCATAATCCTCCAGTCTGGGTCTTATCAGCCTCAGACCTGCACAGACATGAGCAGCTTCCACCTAACTgaaaacaataaacacacattttctccctgtgggaaaatatcacatttaaaGTCTCTCTGAGAGTCAATTCAACCATCAACACAACGTAATTAATGTTGTTACGTTGAAAGAATAACTCat
This window encodes:
- the LOC139347923 gene encoding claudin-20-like → MLSAAIQILAFALALLGVLGTTVATLLPNWKVSINAWSSIMTPISQMQGLWMDCVWYSSGVFSCTMKNSMLSLPAYLQTTRAAMVLSCILALFGLCLASLGLKCTRWGGSRRAKGHTAIAAGGCFILASFLCLVPASWFTNEVITAFLTTDLPDSSKYQPGGALCVTFISAGFLLAGGVIFCFSCPGKRTGRPDNTSSADPDRLLMYLDERRRQQLQTELVQPKNRQKTVQLQMDKVKQEKPPQEKPEQNQEQKLFSSPSKLPQKDIKDSYSLQEYV